The genomic interval GCGCCGGCCACGAGCACAGCGGCCGCGCCGGCGCCCGCCGCGGCCGTGAGAGCGAGGTTCCGGACGACGTGTCTGAGGCCGAGCGGCCTCGTCGACGCGCCGAAACAGCGGCAGGGCGTCCGCACGCCACGCCGCACGGACAGCGCGATGGCCGCCGCGAAACCGGCCAGCAGGACACCGGCCACCGCGAACCCCGCGACCGCGACGGCACCCGGACCGGGCGCCGCGAGCAGCAGGCACACGGCGCACTCGGCGGCCACCACGCACCACGCCACCGGCCGGGCCGCGCGCGGCGGGACCAGCCTCAGGTCGCGCACCGAGGACACGAAGCGGCCGGACGCCCC from Streptomyces albireticuli carries:
- a CDS encoding MauE/DoxX family redox-associated membrane protein codes for the protein MGYLALGIRCLIGAVFLASAVSKVGGRGASGRFVSSVRDLRLVPPRAARPVAWCVVAAECAVCLLLAAPGPGAVAVAGFAVAGVLLAGFAAAIALSVRRGVRTPCRCFGASTRPLGLRHVVRNLALTAAAGAGAAAVLVAGAARPDAPGGVVVAVVGGLLLGGLVVTLDDILDLFRPVGPAPGLARGR